One window from the genome of Cucumis melo cultivar AY chromosome 10, USDA_Cmelo_AY_1.0, whole genome shotgun sequence encodes:
- the LOC103489281 gene encoding uncharacterized protein LOC103489281 isoform X1: MKRAQLKEQADASLEIISIGSLYTGSWDKKYWSSSRGKDRYPYPVGYQAVRSYNGIKYKMEVHEGPKGPLFMILSMDGSSFSGQTPDIAWDMFQRKGCLHTKIWHGKRSSCKVDGVEFFGFKNPFIQRLLRELVANVSGTAELGTLPSNLCNKASGSAQTAVEHHTIGECENAALVSCHEKPKTARKRRSRHGTEMEKSLNGANLKKVRNHGLRIKSMTAKHLSSAFVNEVNQGFCEKAMCVQEKVGVSESTQAAPNVSIYDKLHDRLSMEKSEGISREMETDGNIADASIQMLYCPDTEDSNHCASDTSVIVESASVSTEKKNFNQPEFIIPEESVMDSHPEEIFSLDKNLGSNKNDFDSVGQDMVKSMMTFLLPQAIPLLKENSGRKETATSNMERFICDGNTKNVLSIEKDGEKQENMHIQSGSYESAVPSLKFSKHGLDNHEGEQHDEHANINSNFSSIADSGQGKEDMKPIDSCERMNDELVNHHEATGNKKSSDNGSGGNLRGTCQEDHLYASECPPSTSSGRGLSDETKRMDGWPLYLEKKTPKVHIESHVDEQPCSSGSFSQLLHAQNANDSGVKTSTYSEALNKEDTVGQEAVGMNTLPSFQTPNIVYSRRKAQKVSHLGKEYKRQSNKAYDTSCFRKYFGAETSSPKSPHSYDTNLFTIPENQQTKELLSKHPLREQPPIDCSYKTTMKAEAGLEKICHHSPTFDLDEASLRVNKNHDSGLLEKPVLKEDLEGCIDEGMIQHNNVLSTNKYELSQEMGATLRDDSKDSYPSCNVELYCEAEGMSKIVGSYLHPLPVLSIFLSNIENVIHICVLCGLLVEKNRTVITYTVEMKESKVGYPTLVGHTTVLMPTLEDYMGKEIAVERTGFQLTPDGNYLVLIGGIRTPFCRTGSINCPCSTCTSGEFEENVVKIVQVKHGYVSIITSLRSTDIVHCILVCEPDQLVAVGRGGRLHLWVMDPIWGKQMESHIIPSEDHISPNLVELKGIPEFSNLVVGHNGCGEFSLWDIRKRALMSRFYMPSASVNQFFPISLFSWKRKENLARNCNSSDYVKELLCATSMSSRNTEEHLSFQPRDAAIWLFASTMSDYHVSDEYLSMDGQINHAEFWKLMLLANNTVTFGAELDLRASAIGASAGRGIIGTQDGLVYVWELSTGNKLATLLRFKGANVVCIATDNKETGVVAVAAENRLLVYLLSSDTKR; encoded by the exons ATGAAGAGAGCTCAACTCAAAGAACAGGCGGATGCTAGTCTTGAGATAATTTCCATCGGATCCTTGTACACTGGTTCTTGGGATAAGAAATACTGGAGCAGTTCTAGG GGTAAAGATCGATATCCCTATCCGGTTGGGTATCAGGCTGTTCGGTCTTATAATGGGATCAAATACAAAATGGAAGTTCACGAGGGTCCAAAGGGGCCTTTATTTATG ATTTTGTCCATGGATGGAAGTTCATTTTCTGGTCAAACCCCTGATATTGCTTGGGATATGTTTCAGAGGAAAGGCTGCCTCCACACTAAAATTTGGCACGGGAAAAGGTCTTCATGCAAGGTTGATGGCGTGGAG TTTTTTGGGttcaaaaatccatttattcaGAGGTTACTCAGGGAGCTAGTGGCAAATGTCAGTGGAACAGCAGAACTTGGCACGCTTCCTTCAAACTTATGCAATAAGGCTTCCGGATCTGCACAGACTGCAGTTGAGCATCATACTATTGGTGAATGTGAAAATGCTGCACTAGTTTCTTGCCATGAAAAACCGAAGACTGCAAGAAAGAGAAGGAGTCGTCATGGAACTGAAATGGAAAAGTCACTTAATGGTGCTAATCTAAAAAAAGTACGTAATCATGGTTTGAGAATTAAATCCATGACCGCAAAGCATTTAAGCTCAGCCTTTGTCAATGAAGTGAATCAAGGTTTTTGTG AGAAAGCTATGTGCGTACAAGAAAAGGTTGGTGTCTCTGAGTCCACTCAAGCAGCTCCTAATGTGTCCATTTACGATAAACTT CATGATAGGTTATCAATGGAAAAGTCGGAAGGTATTAGTCGAGAAATGGAAACAGATGGTAACATTGCAGATGCTTCTATTCAAATGTTGTATTGTCCAGATACTGAAGACAGTAATCATTGCGCTTCAGATACTTCAG TTATTGTTGAGTCTGCTTCTGTAAGcacggaaaaaaaaaatttcaatcaGCCTGAATTCATCATACCTGAAGAGTCGGTGATGGACTCCCATCCAGAAGAGATTTTCTCATTGGACAAAAACTTAGGCTCCAACAAAAATGATTTTGATTCAGTAGGTCAAGACATGGTGAAGTCGATGATGACTTTTTTGCTTCCACAAGCAATTCCTCTGCTTAAGGAAAATTCTGGCAGGAAAGAGACGGCCACTTCTAATATGGAAAGGTTTATTTGTG ATGGAAATACGAAAAATGTATTGTCTATAGAGAAAGATGGAGAAAAACAGGAAAACATGCACATACAAAGTGGGAGTTACGAATCTGCTGTCCCAAGTCTTAAGTTTTCCAAACACGGTCTTGACAATCATGAGGGTGAGCAACATGATGAACATGCAAACATTAATAGCAACTTCTCTTCTATTGCAGACAGTGGTCAAGGTAAGGAAGATATGAAACCTATTGATTCTTGTGAACGCATGAATGACGAGTTGGTAAATCATCATGAAGCCACGGGAAACAAGAAGTCCTCTGACAATGGAAGTGGTGGAAATTTGCGTGGAACATGTCAGGAGGATCATTTGTATGCTTCCGAATGTCCTCCCAGCACCTCTTCTGGTAGAGGGCTTTCTGATGAAACCAAAAGGATGGATGGATGGCCATTATATCTTGAAAAGAAAACTCCTAAAGTCCATATAGAAAGCCATGTTGATGAGCAACCTTGTTCAAGTGGATCCTTTTCTCAACTCTTGCATG CTCAAAATGCAAATGATTCAGGTGTAAAAACCTCCACATATTCAGAGGCATTAAATAAGGAAGACACAGTAGGACAAGAGGCTGTGGGAATGAACACTTTGCCATCTTTTCAAACTCCAAACATTGTGTACAGTAGGAGAAAAGCTCAAAAAGTGTCTCATTTAGGTAAAGAATACAAACGGCAATCCAATAAAGCTTATGATACTAGTTGCTTTCGAAAATATTTTGGTGCTGAAACGTCTTCCCCAAAATCTCCACATTCTTACGATACCAATCTTTTCACTATACCTGAAAatcaacaaacaaaagaattacTTTCTAAACATCCACTTCGAGAACAACCTCCAATTGATTGCAGTTATAAAACTACTATGAAGGCTGAAGCAGGATTAGAAAAAATATGCCATCACAGTCCTACATTTGACCTAGATGAAGCATCACTTAGAGTCAACAAGAATCATGATTCAGGGCTTCTTGAAAAACCTGTTTTGAAGGAAGATTTGGAAGGTTGTATTGACGAGGGAATGATTCAGCATAATAACGTTTTAAGTACAAATAAATATGAGTTATCTCAAGAGATGGGGGCAACCCTCAGAGACGACAGTAAGGATTCTTATCCTTCTTGCAATGTGGAGCTCTATTGTGAGGCGGAAGGAATGTCAAAAATAGTGGGATCTTATTTGCACCCTTTGCCTGTGTTATCGATTTTCCTTAGCAACATTGAGAATGTAATCCACATATGCGTTCTGTGTGGTCTTTTGGTGGAAAAGAACAGAACAGTCATTACTTACACggtggaaatgaaagaatcaaaggtAGGATACCCAACCTTGGTTGGCCACACGACAGTACTGATGCCAACTCTAGAAGATTATATGGGTAAAGAA ATTGCAGTAGAGCGAACAGGTTTCCAATTGACTCCAGATGGGAACTATCTTGTTTTGATTGGTGGCATCAGAACACCTTTTTGCAG GACAGGGAGTATAAATTGTCCATGCTCTACATGTACATCTGGTGAGTTTGAAGAGAATGTGGTAAAGATTGTGCAAGTTAAACATGGCTACGTATCAATCATCACAAGCTTGAGAAGTACCGACATTGTACATTGTATATTGGTTTGTGAACCTGATCAGCTTGTTGCTGTTGGAAGAGGTGGCCGTCTGCATCTTTGGGTCATGGACCCAATTTGGGG CAAACAGATGGAAAGTCATATCATACCATCCGAGGACCACATATCTCCTAATTTGGTGGAACTTAAAGGGATCCCAGAGTTTTCCAATTTGGTTGTAGGGCACAACGGTTGTGGTGAATTCAGTTTATG GGATATCCGAAAACGTGCTCTGATGTCTCGGTTCTATATGCCAAGTGCCTCAGTTAATCAATTCTTTCCAATTAGTTTGTTTAGTtggaaaagaaaggaaaaccTCGCCAGGAACTGTAATTCAAGTGACTATGTTAAAGAGCTGTTGTGTGCAACGAGTATGAGCTCAAGAAATACCGAGGAACATTTGTCATTTCAACCAAGGGACGCTGCCATATGGCTTTTTGCCTCAACCATGTCAGATTATCATGTTTCAGATGAATATCTATCAATGGACGGTCAGATTAATCATGCAGAGTTTTGGAAACTAATGCTACTTGCTAACAATACGGTTACATTTGGTGCGGAGCTGGATTTAAG AGCTTCTGCCATTGGAGCATCAGCTGGCCGAGGTATCATTGGGACGCAGGATGGCCTAGTTTACGTCTGGGAATTGTCTACAGGAAATAAATTGGCCACTCTTCTTCGTTTCAAAG GTGCAAATGTTGTTTGTATTGCAACTGACAATAAAGAGACAGGTGTAGTGGCTGTAGCGGCTGAAAATAGGCTTCTAGTATATCTACTTTCATCAGATACGAAAAG GTGA
- the LOC127151431 gene encoding uncharacterized protein LOC127151431, which yields MIESIGQFGPGLKPPTYHELRVPCLKKKLEATNELMSSHKAEWAKVGCTVMADGWTDRRNRTLINFLVNSPKGTMFIESIDASSYVKDGKKMFELLDNFVERIGEANVVQVVTDSASANVMAGRLLEAKRPQLIWSPCAAHCLDLMLEDIYKISNIRKALKRGMEISNFIYVRPGLLNMMRRFTNQKELVRPAKTRFATACITLSSIHHQKNNLRKMFTSDEWKDSKWSKEQQGRRVVQTILLASFWTTIVFALKVSGPLVRVLRLVDGEKKPPMGYIYEVMDRAKEAIAKSFNNNEEKYKDIFTIIDRRWELQLHRPLHAAGYYLNPSFYYSNPSIQEDDEIVNGLYSCITKMVASLDIQDKILAELSKYKRAEALFGQPLAIRQRDKISPVEWWDNFGQSTPNLQKFAIRILGLTCSASGCERNWSVFEQLHSKKRNRLAQSRLNDLVFIKYNRELKRRYNLRDIVDPISLRDIDDSNEWLIGRLDDDSEEEDELVFDDDILTWGDVSRAAGAKEPTFYSRARASGATNVSCSSSSTTQPTPKQINLDDSDQEEEDTDGYKSNEGVNEDEDQFSDDEFDL from the exons ATGATTGAGTCAATTGGGCAATTTGGTCCTGGATTGAAACCACCAACATATCATGAGTTGAGAGTCCCATGTttgaagaagaaattagaaGCAACAAATGAGTTGATGAGCAGCCATAAAGCAGAGTGGGCTAAGGTTGGATGCACTGTTATGGCTGATGGGTGGACCGACAGAAGAAATAGGACATTGATTAACTTTTTAGTTAATAGTCCTAAGGGCACCATGTTTATTGAGTCCATCGATGCTTCATCTTATGTGAAGGATGGAAAGAAGATGTTCGAGCTACTTGACAATTTTGTAGAGCGCATTGGAGAAGCAAATGTTGTACAAGTAGTTACTGATAGTGCCTCAGCAAATGTGATGGCAG GGAGATTGTTAGAAGCAAAGCGACCACAATTGATATGGTCTCCATGTGCTGCTCATTGCTTAGATTTAATGTTGGAGGATATATACAAGATCTCCAATATTCGCAAAGCATTGAAAAGAGGCATGGAGATTAGCAACTTCATCTATGTTCGTCCTGGATTATTAAACATGATGCGACGATTTACTAACCAAAAGGAGTTAGTTAGACCAGCTAAGACTCGCTTTGCTACTGCTTGCATTACATTATCGAGTATACATCATCAAAAGAACAACTTAAGGAAGATGTTTACTTCAGATGAATGGAAGGATAGCAAATGGAGCAAGGAGCAACAAGGAAGGCGAGTAGTTCAAACTATTTTGTTGGCTAGTTTTTGGACTACAATTGTGTTTGCTCTTAAAGTGTCTGGCCCACTAGTTCGAGTTCTTAGATTGGTTGATGGCGAAAAGAAGCCACCTATGGGATATATTTATGAGGTCATGGATAGAGCTAAAGAAGCTATTGCTAAGTCGTTCaataataatgaagaaaaatacaagGACATTTTCACCATAATTGATAGAAGATGGGAGCTTCAGTTGCATCGTCCTCTGCATGCAGCGGGGTATTATTTAAACCCGTCATTCTATTATTCGAATCCTAGCATCCAAGAGGATGATGAAATAGTTAACGGGCTCTACTCATGCATAACAAAAATGGTTGCTTCATTAGACATCCAAGACAAAATACTTGCAGAACTAAGCAAGTATAAGAGAGCTGAAGCATTGTTTGGACAACCTTTAGCAATCAGACAAAGGGACAAAATATCTCCAG TGGAATGGTGGGATAATTTTGGACAATCAACTCCAAACTTGCAAAAGTTTGCTATTCGCATTTTAGGTCTTACTTGTAGTGCTTCTGGATGCGAACGTAATTGGAGTGTGTTTGAGCAG CTTCATAGCAAGAAACGAAATAGGCTTGCTCAAAGTCGTTTGAATGATTTAGTGTTCATCAAATACAATAGAGAATTAAAACGTCGATACAACCTTCGAGATATCGTCGATCCCATCTCTTTAAGAGATATTGATGATAGTAACGAATGGTTGATTGGAAGATTGGATGATGATTCTGAGGAGGAGGATGAGCTGGTATTTGACGATGATATTTTAACGTGGGGTGATGTTTCAAGAGCTGCCGGAGCAAAAGAACCAACCTTCTATTCTAGAGCTAGGGCCTCAGGAGCGACTAATGTTTCATGTTCATCCTCGTCTACCACACAACCCACACCCAAACAAATAAATTTGGATGACTCTGATCAGGAAGAAGAAGATACCGATGGCTATAAGTCCAACGAAGGAGTGAATGAAGATGAGGATCAATTTAGTGATGATGAGTTTGATCTTTAG